Proteins encoded together in one Shewanella oneidensis MR-1 window:
- a CDS encoding IS4-like element ISSod3 family transposase, whose amino-acid sequence MHQKRLNTLMVACKALINADCLTLTHLGRHIDGTSTHTKHSIKRMDRLLGNPHLHHERLAVYQWHAKWLLTAHTMPTILVDWSDMREGRELIALRASIAIKGRSITLYERTFPLVLQGTQTAHNQFLNELHKVLPDNITPLIVTDAGFRNPWFRKVEQLGWYWLGRVRGLSVYRLHPFGRQFSLKALYPKASRRAKHVGRVALSVKKPLLCEMVLFRAPSKGRKGQRSTTTDCHHTAQWTYELTAKEPWALVTNLTIEAMSPQKLVNIYQKRMQIEETFRDLKSPAYGFGLRHSRTRYAARMDILLLIALLVQLAFWWVGLYGETQQLQRHFQANTVKKRNVLSTIRMGKELLRRRHDYPISADDLLCAAKKLAQLSLTHGCWGYEL is encoded by the coding sequence ATCCATCAAAAGCGACTGAATACACTCATGGTCGCCTGCAAAGCCCTCATCAACGCGGATTGTCTCACCCTCACGCATTTAGGGCGGCACATTGATGGCACCAGCACTCATACTAAACACTCAATAAAACGCATGGATAGATTATTGGGCAACCCGCACCTTCACCATGAAAGACTGGCTGTTTATCAGTGGCATGCAAAGTGGCTGCTAACAGCACATACGATGCCGACCATACTGGTGGATTGGTCTGATATGCGTGAAGGTCGTGAACTGATTGCACTACGCGCCTCTATTGCGATTAAGGGCCGCTCTATCACGCTCTACGAGCGAACATTTCCGTTAGTACTACAAGGCACACAAACTGCCCATAATCAGTTTCTGAATGAACTCCATAAAGTGTTACCTGACAATATTACCCCGCTGATAGTCACTGACGCGGGCTTCCGTAATCCATGGTTTCGAAAAGTCGAGCAGCTCGGTTGGTATTGGCTGGGTCGTGTCAGAGGATTAAGTGTCTATCGGCTGCACCCCTTCGGTCGCCAATTTTCGCTAAAAGCGCTTTATCCCAAAGCCAGTCGTCGCGCAAAACATGTTGGGCGAGTGGCGTTATCGGTAAAGAAACCCTTGTTATGCGAGATGGTATTGTTCAGGGCTCCAAGTAAAGGCAGAAAAGGTCAGCGAAGTACGACAACAGACTGTCACCATACGGCGCAATGGACGTATGAACTGACCGCCAAAGAGCCTTGGGCACTGGTGACCAACTTGACCATAGAAGCCATGTCGCCTCAAAAACTGGTTAATATTTACCAAAAACGGATGCAAATAGAAGAAACCTTTAGAGATTTAAAAAGCCCCGCTTATGGCTTTGGTTTACGTCATAGCAGAACACGTTATGCGGCGAGGATGGACATACTGCTATTGATAGCATTATTGGTACAACTGGCATTTTGGTGGGTAGGATTATACGGAGAAACACAGCAATTACAGCGGCACTTCCAAGCCAACACGGTAAAGAAAAGGAATGTGCTATCAACAATCAGGATGGGCAAAGAACTGCTGCGGCGACGGCATGACTACCCCATATCAGCAGATGATTTGCTTTGTGCTGCGAAGAAACTAGCCCAACTCTCATTAACTCATGGTTGTTGGGGCTATGAATTATGA